From a single Lolium rigidum isolate FL_2022 chromosome 7, APGP_CSIRO_Lrig_0.1, whole genome shotgun sequence genomic region:
- the LOC124678035 gene encoding lipoate-protein ligase A-like, with product MAFGSAIERSVARPLMRLVTMGGAPIMQQLHLEERLLRRTSDNWCIVNDGTAPPTIVMGVSGKVSELVEIQPVLQDRVPVIRRFSGGGTVIVDQGTVFVTFICNKTAVDGLQPFPRDIMTWTGQLYGKVFRGFGEFHLRENDYAFSHRKFGGNAQSITKDRWVHHTSFLWDYDVKNMNYLKNPQRAPEYRQARNHTDFLCRMSEYMPSRSDVTEGITAALGDHFTVQHTELETALSDDHEFVPSTKLLSPQDLQDIISTKESPTVERVQGWPRS from the exons ATGGCTTTTGGGTCCGCCATCGAGAGGAGTGTGGCACGGCCGCTCATGAGGCTGGTGACCATGGGCGGCGCGCCGATCATGCAGCAGCTGCACCTGGAGGAGCGGCTGCTGCGTCGAACCAGCGACAACTGGTGCATCGTCAACGATGGCACGGCGCCTCCCACCATCGTCATGGGCGTCTCCGG GAAGGTCTCTGAGCTCGTCGAGATACAGCCTGTCCTCCAGGACCGTGTGCCGGTGATAAGGCGGTTCAGTGGAGGCGGCACTGTCATCGTTGATCAGGGGACCGTCTTCGTCACCTTCATATGCAACAAGACCGCTGTCGATGGGTTGCAGCCGTTTCCTCGCGACATCATGACGTGGACAGGCCAGCTCTACGGCAAGGTGTTCCGTGGGTTTGGCGAATTTCACCTGCGTGAAAATG ACTATGCATTCAGTCATCGAAAGTTTGGTGGAAATGCGCAGTCCATAACAAAAGACCGTTGGGTACATCATACATCATTCTTATGGGATTATGATGTGAAAAATATGAATTATTTAAAGAACCCACAACGTGCTCCTGAATATCGGCAG GCGAGGAACCACACAGATTTCCTGTGTCGCATGAGCGAGTATATGCCATCACGGTCAGATGTTACTGAAGGGATAACTGCCGCACTTGGAGACCACTTTACAGTCCAACACACAGAGCTAGAAACAGCCCTTTCTGATGACCATGAGTTTGTGCCTTCTACAAAGCTGTTATCGCCGCAGGACTTGCAAGATATTATCTCCACAAAAGAATCCCCTACAGTGGAGAGAGTTCAAGGGTGGCCACGGTCATGA